TATTTCAACGAATTGTTTGAcgtaaatatatgcattgacGGTGttttttattgcgtttacggtggtataCACTcaatgggatacagacatattctatatagCGCGTTAGCgctatatattgaatatgtctgtattccattgcgttcataccaccgtaaacgcaataaaaacactGTTCAATCAtttgcgttcataccaccgtaaacgcaataaaacaCCGTTCAGTCCCTATATATTACCTTAATTAGCAacaataatttgatttttgtcaGTAGTCATGGAAATCTCGGAGACTACACGGACAAGGTACACTAACCAAGTTACCAAGAGACTAGAGCAATAGCGTGTTTCATGCCTATCACATGTCTCACTGCTAGTGAAATGAACATTCGGTCGTCGCGAAGGCTAAATTAGTTAAAATTGTAGTGTTATCAAggcagtttttttttctaaatacatATACTGAAGGAAGATATCAACATTTCACATCGAAAGTTCATGTATCGCTTTACAAGACCTTTATTTTCTGTTATAGGTGACGTTCAGTTTGACGAGAAGAAAGCCTCGAAAGACGTTGATGTGTACAACGATGGGATGAGGTTGTCAGCGAAAGGAGCCGTAATTGAAGTCAAGAGTCCAGAACTAACGAATATGAATTACCCGTCCATTTCCGGGACGTTCGGGCGACGCGAACTGACggggtcatacaactactgggaGCTCAAGGTCAAGTTCCGAATGAACCCACTCGTGAAAACAGGACAAGAGTGGGCCTTCGATCTCGGGCTTTATTGTTCAGATATACTAACCAATTTCGACAACGCTAGTCCCGTAAGCACTACATATACGTGTAGAGCTGTGAAATATGGCAAGAAATTCGCAAGATTAGAGTTCGGTACCAATGGTAACACGACGTTACTGCCAGCGCGAGACTTAGAATGGACCAATGAAAATTTCTACTTTTATTTCGGATTTTTCTTGAATCTAAAAGCAAGAACATTTTCGGTACTGGATAGAGCGAAGAATGGTATCCTGTACACATTCAATGACATCAGAATCACAGACAACTACCTGCCAATGTTTTCCGTGTCCAAGAAAAAGAATACCATTCAGGAGATGCACCTCGGCGACACAACGCAGGCAACAGTCCCTGATATAGTCTACGAAATGCTGGTGTAACGCAAATTCTTGTTTCCTATTATGGGGATCTTGGTTAAGGTATAAGTATATCCAaagacaagaaaaaaataataattatatctaaTCACTAGAAAAAGTGttaaaaacatgtatatctaaatactaGCAAAAAAGGTTAAATACAGTATATCTTAACACTAAAAACCGGTTATACATCCAGATATTCAGATAAACAGTTTGTATATGAAAAATGGTAAAAAggaataaatatatctaaatggtAGAAAAGGGGCTAAATATATCTGAACACTATAAAAAGGgttaaatatatctaaacattaaatatatctaaacactGGAAAAGGGGTTAACTATATCTAAACAGTAGGAAAAgggtttaatatatataaatactataaAAAGGGTTAAGGGTTAAATATACCGAAACACTAGAaaaggtgttatatatatatacactagaaAAAAGGTTAAATATATCGAAACACTAAGAAtgggtaatatatatatatacactaggaaATGGGTTGAATATATCTAAACACAAGACATTTAGACTTGAAAAGAGAATCACTTTAAGATAAGCACACAATTGATTTTGTAATATCGTTTAGTTCTCCGAGCTAAATACACATTAAAAGGATGACTTTGGTGTTGGTGTAGCTGGCTATACTAAAGTGTATTAGGTACCCTGTCTACATCTGTCCCAGAATCTCTTGTCTTCCTGTGTTGATATACTGGGTGTCCCCGTTAGAGAACTGGTTCTACAAGTCTGTAGGTCTGAAATCACTGGCTGTGACGTCCACAATATCGATACACACATGACTTGTGATTATGGTCCTCTCGCCTCCAGAATACTTAGAAGAAAGATAAGTCAAATCGGATACGTGTATATACCAGCAAgcttttctttttaatttgttgttttcatacaaaaaaaaaataataataataataaaaaggaGAAAGAAAATCTTGTAACATTCTGACACAACATTGAGACTTGTTGTAGTGTTTCAATGCTGAGTATCTGGACCGGTGTCAAAATATCCAGCAGTGCTGTTGATTATATATGTCATGCTATTTTAGATGACGTTTTACAGTTTACTTctttttttatagatatatcttttttcttctatttttcACACCCATACCGTAAACAATGCATATTTACATTTCGTATGTGTTTTACAATTCTGGTAGATGTACACGTCtcagaaataaaacattgtcaTTTTGTCTTTTCGTTTGATATGCGTTTTGTATTGAGAACTTTCTGATATGATGTTCGTAATCACTTATCATAGTGACAaactaattttaaaaaaaaaaactttttttttctagattgtagtttttaaaaaatcctaTGCCCAAAATGAAACAGTTCAGTGATGATGTTTGTGGTGTTACAGTCTGATAATACGACATTTATAGTCCTCAAACTGTGTCAATTACTATATAATTAAATGTATGGCGCGTATGACACGTGTCAGTTACTGACTTAAAAGtttcaaatttacaaaatgtactgACAATATGTAAGCAAACAAAATACTTGGAAACAAGTTGGTAAGCGATTTCAAAATCTTGAAGAAATAATTTTAGTGAAACTGACTTGACAAAATTCTATGACAACAAAACACTCGGCAATCTCTAACAACCTGCCAATTTTAAGGAATACGCACactcaggttttgaagtaaCGGAGAAATGGGATTCTAACTAATCATGTAATTAAGCTGATTACCTTTTgtacaacaaaaaaatgtactaCCACTATCGTGACTTTGTATTGGATAAGTGGCTATAACTGCATATTTTCATGAGACCTATTAACGTCCGCGCATACGAAAATATCTTGTTCAGAAACTGCTGGGGTACATCAATCCAAATATTTACAGGATTAATACAGAGCATGGACATTATTTACGTTCAGTATTAGACCTATATTAAACACACGTACACGTATCAGTTTTGATAAAATGGGGAGGAGGTTTGAAGTTTAGTACATAAAAACTTATTTTACAAGTATCATGATTTTCCGTTAATGTGCATTTACCCTGTAttttcatgaatgaaatatattcaaggctaacataatattttttggataaaacaaaaaagaaaagtttaaaCAGCAGAGTAATTTCGGTCAAACAATTATGTTGTCATAGCGTTATGTTGTACTACAATTCCTTTATAGTGGAGTTGTTTATACTTGTCATTTACgctgtatgtagtatataatccatagtacatgtataagaatCAAAATAATACCGTTCATGCTGCATATCAAAGATATTACACTCgatgtaaaaatatttttattattacacCTTTTTAGCATTAAAACGATTGTGAATTCCCGAACGCGAGCAGCATTCCTGCATTCTGGGGTTAAACTTCGATCAATAACTGCGAAAGTTGATGCTTTTGACTAGGCTCTACAACAAGAAGGCGAGTTCTGACCAAAGCAAAGAAGGTAGATACTCAATAATAAACATCCTGTTAACACTGATGCATGTTCAGGTGGGTATGTCTGCTTTTACCAATAACATTAGTGACATACTCTCGTTCACCGACTGAATTATGCAGGTGATCACTGCACATGGCCTCAGACTACAGATGATCAGGGCAGGGAAACCACTATTTTGCGTATAATACACAAACTCGCTTAACATCAAAATAACTTTAAacttccttttttatttttcattttccgAGTCGCATTTATTTAGTCATGAACCATGATACAGACACCAGAAACAATCAATTCTAGTTTTGCACGTGGTTTTACTGTAGTTCCCTATTTaggctatttttagtaacaaatccaTACTCCAACTAACGTATAACCTATAATAGTCGAGTTTGCGTATAGGCGAGTTTGCGTATAGGCGAGCTTGCGTATAGGCGAGTTTGCGTATAGGCgagtttgtgttttttatgCACAAGTTGATGGTTTTCCTCAACTTGATGATAACACCAAAGACAGATAAATAAAACTTGctgtttttgtgattttgtaaatatcaatatatgtgtCGTTAATGAGGACTTTGGTCCACCATCAGATGGTAAGCTTTCGTGTGATCAAGATATCGCATTGATTAACGACATAAACGCGAAATTTGATGAACTACAGAAAGAAATGGTAATCGGTCTAATAGTAAActtcaagaaaaaaaagagtaaaTATCGAGGCAGAAATGTGAACGCCTGAGGTTCGCTATGAATAACACTATAACATCATTCGAGAGTGAACCCCAAAGGACGACAACGTGGGGGAGAATTGTCTGTTTCAGAGGGGGCAGGCGGAAGAAGCGTCCTGAAGGAAACTTTTAAAGGTGACTTGAATATGACAATCACGCCTTCATGGGAAAGATAACAGTTCGTAAACAATTGCCTCCTTTTACAGACTCCACTTAGTTTTGACCCCTTTTTAGACGAGAATAGGTCTGCATGTAGTTCTTGTGGAATTGTCGCGCTTCCTAATAGGTCGGTGATAAAGAAAGCCCAGATATAAAGCTATTTACATAAGTATGGGTGAGAGCGAACTGGCTGGAGAACCATGTGAGCTTTGTCTCCTTAAAAACAATTTCATAGCAGTGGTCATGTCGCCGAATCCCATATGTGTTGTCAATTTCGAAGATTCAAGGTTGAAGTCATCATCGACAATCAAGGTTGCCGTTCGTACAAACACATCGCTTTACTACGTAAAAAAGATGGTGATGGAACAAAACAAACTCACACAATTTTATGAAGATGTTAGCATCACGCTTCCGACAAGAAGTCAGGGCGGGGTGACAATAACACTAACCGGATGGCAGGGACTACTCTGTCTGAAggcaatataacaaacatcctGCTGACAAGGACTATAGTCTAAAggcaatataacaaacatcctGCTGACAAGGACTATAGTCTAAAGGCCGCTCGGGAAATAGATGCGGGCAGAGAAATCAACGTGTGTGTTTGTTGATTTTCATCTATCAACGTCATACAGATGTCCCGAGATGGGTCACGTGTCAGAGAGCTACTGACGTCTTCAAATGCAATAATGCAATCGTAGGTTATTTCTGTAAGTGCCGACATTGTAGTGGTCACCAACTAATCGTCGAACCACTGTAAAGATGTTTCAGCTTGTTTTACGTTTTACCAATACATGgatagaaaatatatacacGAAGAAACGTAAAACGATGAAACCGAAACTGAAACACCAACAACGAATCAACATTAAGACTCCCATTTCTCTAATAAGACGAAGCAGATTTTGAATGAGTGAGTTGTTGTAAATCTGTGTTATGATAATTTGTTATCCTTTTCTGTAACACCGAATGTGTGAATGTTGTATAAGAAACATTGTAACCTGGCATCCTGACTCGTACATTGTAGCGGTGATATGAAGTAAGCGTGACATACATCACTGTATTATTGTTTAACCCACCAGTTCATGATGGTGGGACATTCAAATAGCCCGTGATCGGTCGCTTGTCCTTAAAAATCCCTTTAACATTGTATCGCTAAGCCTTGAAAAATTCTTTAAAGATGTTTTTCCAACTTGATATTTAGATTCCATTTGATCCTTACTTGTGTATATTCAATTTGGAGTCAGCTCAAGAAAAGCAATACAGGAGACCATCATTTCAATTGGATTATTAATTAAAGTTTATTaattgctatttctcaggaaaGTGTTCTTATAtctttcttagatttcataCCTACGACTCCCTTGTTATCAAATGTTCAAGAGGAATGGGGGAGGGAAggggaaagaagagaaaataacTCGGGGTTATAAAATAAAGGGAGAATACCAATATGCTAACACAATCCCAAATCTAATTCAATAAAACGACGTCAAAATATGAACTTTGACGTGGGGACCACTGAAAAAGTACCAGGTATTCCGGATAGGTCGGCTTTTACCTTACTATTCTGTCACAAACTATTACAGATTATAACTAGTGCAACGTAGACATTAGGTTTAATGTATACTGATACACTTTCGTTCCTGGAAAAACTTCTAATCAATACCGTCCTGCATCGCTCGAAAAATTTTGTCTTAAGTTTGTAAGTGAGTTTTCGCTACTTGTTACgaaaatcatgatatttgaaTATACTGTAGGCGGTGGAAGCAGGTATGCTCCTATCTAGAAACAGAACATTAATAAAGAGGGCAATACCATTGTCGCGTTGAAATATTCTGTTGTTTCCACGGAAAGGTCGTTAGTTGCTACCTATTCTAATAAGTTTTCAATGGTTTCAGTCTCGTACGAAAACAAAAATGTCGGCCTAGAGAGAGACATAGTTTGTTCCAATAGGTATGTCGATTGTCTTGTCAACATGATTTACCAAGATTATAAGGTTATGAGCGGAGTGGTTGATCTACTCATAATCGTGACCGAGATGGATCTTAGCTGCTTTGATGTTATAAGATCCATGGAAAATGAActaattaaaatgatatgaCCCGAGTGTCTAACATGTAGAGATTGGCATACTTTGGTATGATTCGCTCTCTAATCAAATACTTGTGGGAcgtaaaatataaaaagaacaTATTGTTTGTACGGTACTTATCACAAGTACAGTTTAATGGCTAAAGTATGTACGGCTATGTTGAATCACAACCAACAGACAGTGCACACAGGATGGCATTAGGATCCCAACCTGTGTCAACAGTGACTATCGCCAAGTCAACAGTCACCTACTCATGCATTCCACTTGTAAAATGGCACCttacattttatacattaaaATAGAATTTGACGGGTTTGTGGTTACGATCAATCTATTACCATGGGATGTTTTGATATCtttgaataaattaataaaacaaaattacgAACATTATCAATTCATTAGTTGAGCTAGAAAGATTGTTCTtgaaaatacacatataatgGGCAAATTCCAATTGCAAATGAGAAGGAATCAGTATAAGCTTttagcttgttttccaatcctatatgtatatatgattggTATTGTGATGTTGCGTGTAAGtatttgaatattaatgaaatattgtttaaactaaatgaaaatacacatattttatATGCTATATATCAAGttagaaaattaaacataagATCAAATTTATCACATATCATAACTTATATTCATGAGAAATAAACgaaaattgtcaaaattatTTTCCTTATTACTTATAAAACATGGAAATGTCTCTTATAGCATATTTCCATCATCGAAACAATCGTGTCATCCTTTGTTTATGTGTGAGGGATAGCAAATGAGCAACCGGATTCCAATACATGATTCCTCATTCCCTCAAAAACTCGCCCTGTTTTGCATTTAATTAGagtttaaaatttcaaaatcgACCCTCCCTTCtcttacataaaatacaatcaTACACAAGGGTTACTTTTTCTAATTGAATAAGAAGTGTTGCCTAAAGACTTTCTCTGGGTATCATAATGTCTTAAATGAGGCTTCAACCTTTAGAGaatcaaatatcaa
Above is a window of Pecten maximus chromosome 7, xPecMax1.1, whole genome shotgun sequence DNA encoding:
- the LOC117331832 gene encoding uncharacterized protein LOC117331832 — its product is MFSLFIADGIVRDTEGGTTCEERVKIPVVGRKWNENGSSIVLEWSHTDGRVFDIQLQCDAGTERSTREIFGLRDTSVVVTRLWHDTTYHVSIWVQGRPGTKGVIDVSTLPAITSDVQFDEKKASKDVDVYNDGMRLSAKGAVIEVKSPELTNMNYPSISGTFGRRELTGSYNYWELKVKFRMNPLVKTGQEWAFDLGLYCSDILTNFDNASPVSTTYTCRAVKYGKKFARLEFGTNGNTTLLPARDLEWTNENFYFYFGFFLNLKARTFSVLDRAKNGILYTFNDIRITDNYLPMFSVSKKKNTIQEMHLGDTTQATVPDIVYEMLV